DNA sequence from the Sulfurimonas sp. HSL3-7 genome:
GTCATGGGAAAATGACGTGCACTGGCACATCTACGGCCGATTTGACTTTGCCGGCGGCATCGACGGGCAACCCATTAAGCTCATTGAGTTCAACGCCGATACACCGACCGGGCTTTTTGAAACGGCCATCGTACAGTGGGCTCTTCTCAAGGCCAACGGTATGGATGACGCGATGCAGTTCAACGATATCTACAAGGCGATTGAAGAGAACTTCAAACGCCTCGTCACCCTTTTTGAAGACACCTCACTTTTTGGCGAGCGTTACGAAGGGTGGAAAATGCTCTTTTCAAGTGTTGAAGGCAATGCCGAAGAAGAGGTGACGACGCGCTTGTTGCAGCAGATCGCCACCGATGCCGGGTTTAACACCGGTTTTGATTTTCTGCAGAATGTAGCATTTGACGAAAACGGGATCAGCGACGGTAACGGCATGGAGTATGAGTATTGGTTCAAACTCTACCCCTGGGAAGATATCGGCAGCGATGAGGGGGAGTTGGCGGTACTGCTCAACACGATCATACAGAACCAGAAAGCGATCATCCTCAACCCGGCTTATACGGTTCTTTTCCAGTCGAAAGGGATGCTCAAAGTTCTCAGCGATCTCTTTCCTGACTCCCCTTACCTC
Encoded proteins:
- a CDS encoding glutathionylspermidine synthase family protein, whose translation is MIRLRDVAPLSDLELEKIGFSWHTDTDGSKYVADQLVEVSQTEAEAYYEAANTLYDMYVEAAEYVIENDLFFELGIPFNIIDTIKKSWENDVHWHIYGRFDFAGGIDGQPIKLIEFNADTPTGLFETAIVQWALLKANGMDDAMQFNDIYKAIEENFKRLVTLFEDTSLFGERYEGWKMLFSSVEGNAEEEVTTRLLQQIATDAGFNTGFDFLQNVAFDENGISDGNGMEYEYWFKLYPWEDIGSDEGELAVLLNTIIQNQKAIILNPAYTVLFQSKGMLKVLSDLFPDSPYLLKTSDAPLEGAYVEKRHFGREGANTKIVDASGSTVAETDGPYENYRPVYQEYVEFPKDSEGNKYQAGVFFAYEACGLGFRRGGEILDNMSKFVGHVLV